The proteins below are encoded in one region of Parvicella tangerina:
- a CDS encoding T9SS type A sorting domain-containing protein, with amino-acid sequence MKKLLLSFFSMTVLFASYGQVVCSVEAPAGIAGGYGHTYADANSGWGSPDMTDPLNAVIDTVMLADDGTADDSLACNTLVNDLTGKIALLYRGTCEFGTKALNCENAGAVAVIIVNNAGAPISMGGGNDGANVTIPVFMISTNDGATIRSAMDNGDDVVMFLGSKTGYYDDDLGLTKQGCTSAQQYSTIAPLAVDDTEFSVSLSSWVYNYGNNDQSGVTVTADIEFGGSSVYSNTSAAQSILSGDSLLYTFPDFSQTSYSSGEYTITYTIDMGGVTDEYANDNEYVVKFLIDDDVLSYVPIDETTNEPINSSGIRPGGTTVTQYEACIAYMDPNASRRAVTAIGFNASTYDPDATTTLVGKFVEAKVYEWNDQFTDMTDPAFAQPFVSNYNEVGLAEYSYTTDDQGAAVVAPLNEAVVLQDNQRYLFCIVTYDTDVYFGHDNAVGYDQNMNTYLQPVMMTFDGSSWFTGWSDPTYPTITVHTIDAAAANVEEENVEITAYPNPTTDVITIPLAGMEGNAELFVTDMTGKTVISRNVNMTGSNLKVDVTSLPAGYYTFTMNFDNGQVANFNVAVTK; translated from the coding sequence ATGAAAAAATTATTACTCTCGTTTTTTTCGATGACAGTACTATTTGCCTCTTACGGACAGGTAGTATGTTCTGTTGAAGCTCCCGCTGGAATCGCTGGTGGGTATGGACACACTTACGCAGATGCCAACTCTGGTTGGGGTAGTCCAGACATGACTGATCCTTTAAATGCTGTAATTGACACCGTGATGTTGGCTGATGACGGTACTGCAGATGATAGTTTAGCTTGTAACACATTAGTGAATGACCTTACTGGTAAGATTGCCTTACTTTACAGAGGAACCTGTGAATTTGGTACAAAGGCATTGAACTGTGAGAACGCTGGAGCTGTTGCGGTAATTATTGTTAATAATGCTGGTGCCCCTATCTCTATGGGAGGTGGAAATGATGGAGCTAATGTTACCATTCCAGTATTCATGATCTCAACGAATGATGGAGCTACCATCAGAAGCGCTATGGATAATGGTGATGATGTAGTGATGTTCCTAGGTTCTAAAACTGGATACTATGATGATGATTTAGGCTTGACAAAGCAAGGATGCACAAGTGCTCAGCAATATTCAACTATTGCTCCTTTAGCCGTGGATGATACCGAATTCTCAGTATCACTTTCTTCATGGGTATATAACTATGGTAACAATGATCAATCTGGCGTAACAGTTACAGCTGATATTGAATTTGGAGGATCTTCTGTTTATTCGAATACTTCTGCTGCTCAGTCGATCTTGTCTGGTGATAGCTTGTTGTATACATTCCCAGACTTCTCACAAACTTCTTACTCTTCAGGGGAATACACCATCACGTATACGATTGATATGGGAGGTGTGACAGATGAGTATGCAAATGACAATGAGTACGTAGTTAAGTTCTTGATTGACGATGACGTGTTGTCTTATGTTCCAATCGATGAAACTACAAACGAGCCAATAAACTCGTCAGGAATTCGTCCAGGTGGTACCACAGTAACGCAATACGAAGCATGTATTGCTTATATGGATCCAAATGCAAGTAGGAGAGCGGTAACGGCTATTGGTTTTAACGCTTCTACTTATGATCCTGATGCAACAACTACACTTGTTGGTAAGTTTGTTGAGGCGAAGGTTTATGAATGGAATGATCAGTTCACAGATATGACAGATCCAGCATTTGCACAACCATTTGTATCTAACTACAATGAAGTAGGTTTGGCGGAGTATTCTTACACAACTGATGATCAGGGAGCAGCTGTTGTTGCGCCTTTGAATGAAGCAGTTGTTCTTCAGGATAATCAGAGATACCTTTTCTGTATCGTGACTTATGATACTGATGTATACTTTGGACATGATAACGCTGTTGGATACGATCAGAATATGAATACTTACTTGCAGCCGGTAATGATGACCTTTGATGGTTCTAGCTGGTTTACTGGATGGTCAGATCCTACTTACCCAACAATTACGGTACATACTATTGATGCTGCCGCAGCAAACGTTGAGGAAGAAAATGTAGAAATTACTGCTTATCCTAATCCAACAACTGACGTGATCACTATTCCACTTGCTGGAATGGAAGGAAACGCAGAGTTATTTGTAACTGACATGACTGGTAAAACAGTGATTTCAAGAAACGTTAATATGACAGGTTCTAACCTTAAAGTTGACGTGACTTCACTACCAGCTGGTTACTATACGTTTACGATGAATTTTGACAATGGTCAGGTTGCTAACTTTAATGTAGCGGTGACCAAGTAA
- a CDS encoding type II toxin-antitoxin system RelE/ParE family toxin, with product MNVIWSEEAKTSYRQIIIDLFDMWSAQVAEKLEDSVNKFIHKLQFHNHICPPSKLKESYRKCVVSKQTSLIYQIENDTITLIAFIDNRSNHKY from the coding sequence ATGAATGTTATTTGGTCTGAAGAAGCCAAAACCTCTTATCGACAAATTATTATTGATTTGTTTGACATGTGGTCTGCTCAAGTTGCTGAAAAATTGGAAGATTCAGTTAATAAATTTATTCACAAGTTACAGTTCCACAACCACATTTGTCCTCCATCAAAACTCAAAGAGTCTTACAGAAAGTGTGTGGTGTCAAAACAGACATCATTGATCTATCAAATAGAAAATGACACTATTACTTTAATTGCCTTTATTGACAACAGAAGTAATCACAAGTATTAA
- a CDS encoding OmpA family protein — protein MKLYWMLIVVLASMIACVPARKYEELEAKQKQCAEELEALKSKVTGLETQNTELQGMIPELQEDIARLKGDTTLLGKSLRMKEKQYDKINDLNDELIAKMEKLQKGSAQENQKLMSDLNATKLMLQEKEDELKKLEAELNAKKETLDALSVELEKREQRVNELEDLIAKKDEAVKALKDKVASALLGFKDKGLTVEQKNGKVYVSMEAKLLFPSGSTKIDPDGKKALIDLATVLQDQEDLEVLVEGHTDTDALKSSSHPKNNWELSVLRATAVVEIMLDNSQMDKTKITAAGRSEYLPVDPDDKAKNRRIEIILIPNLDELFEIISNE, from the coding sequence ATGAAGTTATATTGGATGCTAATAGTTGTGCTTGCGTCAATGATCGCATGTGTACCTGCTAGAAAATATGAAGAACTTGAAGCTAAGCAAAAACAGTGCGCAGAAGAACTTGAAGCACTGAAGTCTAAAGTAACTGGCCTTGAGACACAAAATACTGAGCTTCAGGGGATGATTCCTGAACTACAAGAAGATATCGCCCGACTTAAGGGAGACACTACTTTGTTGGGTAAGTCGCTAAGAATGAAAGAAAAGCAGTATGATAAAATTAATGACCTGAATGATGAACTCATTGCGAAAATGGAAAAACTTCAAAAAGGTAGCGCTCAAGAAAACCAGAAGTTAATGTCAGACCTCAATGCTACTAAGCTCATGCTCCAAGAAAAAGAAGATGAACTTAAGAAGCTGGAAGCGGAACTGAATGCTAAAAAGGAAACACTAGATGCGCTATCAGTTGAACTCGAGAAACGTGAGCAAAGAGTGAATGAACTAGAAGACCTTATCGCCAAGAAAGATGAGGCTGTGAAGGCACTAAAAGATAAGGTTGCTAGTGCACTACTCGGTTTTAAAGATAAGGGACTTACCGTAGAACAAAAGAACGGCAAGGTTTACGTGAGCATGGAGGCTAAACTGCTGTTCCCTAGTGGGAGTACTAAGATAGATCCTGACGGTAAAAAAGCACTGATTGATTTAGCAACTGTACTACAAGACCAAGAAGATTTAGAAGTGTTAGTTGAAGGACATACAGACACGGATGCGCTTAAATCCTCTTCTCACCCAAAAAACAACTGGGAATTATCAGTACTTAGAGCTACTGCTGTCGTGGAGATCATGCTAGACAATAGCCAAATGGACAAAACCAAGATCACCGCTGCTGGAAGAAGCGAATACCTTCCCGTTGACCCAGACGACAAAGCAAAAAACAGAAGAATTGAGATCATCCTCATCCCGAACTTGGATGAGTTGTTTGAGATCATTTCAAACGAATAA
- a CDS encoding ABC transporter substrate-binding protein, protein MKVFKFLVLGLTTAVMMSCGGGNSEEQGKPELREAEGYYQEGDKKYKIYYGGIFRINEVENFKNLFPHGMIDAVSSRIGTQIYQGLYKFDQRTLEPVNCLAASEEVGENAKVWTFHIQKGVFFQDDACFSGGKGREMTAKDIKYCFEMLCSNYPGNTSHELFTQRVVGARDYYDGKANEVSGIKLIDDYTLEITLTSSFSGFKSLLAHPGCMIFPKEAIDKYGVEGMAKKCVGTGPFMVDQISDNQVRLVRNPNYWEKDENGNQLPYLDIVKITFTKDKKSELSNFRKKNLDMIWKLPVDEMENVLASLEEAQMGGNPEFRYQQVNGLNTQFYAFNATSPIFQDIRVRKAFNYAVNRESLIKHTLKGENEPAEHGLVPKFGKYDNSNVPGFEYDPDEAKKLMAEAGYPNGKGFPELTLYINEGGSINTIVATTLQNQLKESIGVDVTIEPLQLDVLIERFATGETDFTRTSWIADFPDPSNFLWLFYGKNVPDDPHARSLPNFSRYKNPVFDEYLEKGMASIDPDEQMMYYNMCDSILVADAALLPLYHDQYIRLVQNDIVGFPINAMEYRDLTRVFKSK, encoded by the coding sequence ATGAAGGTATTTAAGTTTTTAGTTTTGGGGCTGACAACAGCTGTAATGATGTCTTGTGGTGGGGGTAATTCCGAAGAACAAGGAAAACCAGAATTAAGAGAAGCAGAGGGTTATTACCAGGAAGGTGATAAAAAGTATAAAATCTACTACGGAGGAATCTTTAGGATCAACGAAGTAGAGAACTTTAAGAATCTCTTTCCTCACGGAATGATTGATGCGGTTTCATCTCGAATCGGAACTCAGATTTATCAAGGACTTTACAAGTTCGACCAAAGAACATTAGAACCTGTAAACTGCCTCGCGGCCTCTGAAGAAGTTGGCGAAAACGCAAAAGTATGGACCTTTCATATCCAGAAGGGAGTTTTCTTTCAAGATGACGCTTGTTTCTCTGGAGGAAAAGGGAGAGAAATGACGGCTAAAGACATCAAGTATTGTTTCGAAATGCTTTGTAGTAACTATCCAGGCAATACTTCTCATGAATTATTTACTCAACGTGTTGTTGGTGCCAGAGACTATTATGACGGCAAGGCGAATGAAGTTTCTGGGATTAAGTTAATTGACGATTACACTCTTGAAATTACACTTACCAGTTCTTTTAGTGGATTTAAAAGTTTATTGGCTCACCCTGGATGTATGATTTTTCCAAAGGAAGCGATAGACAAATATGGTGTTGAAGGAATGGCAAAGAAATGTGTGGGTACAGGTCCATTCATGGTTGATCAAATCAGCGATAACCAGGTTAGATTGGTTAGAAACCCTAATTACTGGGAAAAAGATGAGAACGGAAACCAATTGCCTTACTTAGATATTGTTAAGATCACTTTTACAAAAGATAAAAAGTCAGAATTGTCGAACTTCAGAAAGAAGAACCTGGATATGATCTGGAAGCTTCCTGTGGATGAAATGGAGAATGTGCTTGCTAGTTTAGAAGAAGCTCAAATGGGAGGAAACCCTGAGTTCAGATATCAGCAGGTAAATGGACTGAATACACAGTTCTATGCTTTCAACGCTACGAGTCCGATCTTTCAGGATATCAGGGTAAGAAAGGCCTTTAACTATGCGGTCAACAGAGAAAGTTTGATCAAGCACACCTTGAAAGGTGAAAATGAACCTGCTGAGCACGGTTTAGTGCCTAAGTTTGGAAAGTACGACAACTCCAATGTCCCTGGGTTTGAATACGACCCTGATGAAGCGAAGAAATTAATGGCTGAAGCTGGATACCCTAATGGAAAAGGATTCCCAGAATTAACCTTATATATTAACGAAGGAGGGTCAATTAACACGATCGTTGCGACAACCCTTCAAAATCAGCTGAAAGAAAGTATTGGTGTTGATGTAACCATTGAGCCTCTTCAATTAGATGTATTGATTGAACGGTTTGCTACAGGTGAAACGGACTTCACAAGAACCTCTTGGATAGCGGATTTCCCTGACCCATCTAACTTCTTGTGGTTATTTTATGGTAAGAACGTTCCAGATGATCCTCATGCAAGATCGCTTCCTAACTTCTCTCGATACAAAAACCCAGTTTTTGATGAATACCTGGAGAAAGGAATGGCTTCTATTGACCCTGATGAACAAATGATGTACTACAACATGTGTGACAGTATTTTGGTTGCTGATGCCGCATTATTGCCTCTCTATCACGATCAATACATTAGATTGGTGCAGAATGACATTGTTGGTTTCCCAATTAATGCCATGGAGTACAGAGATCTTACAAGAGTATTTAAATCTAAATAA
- the rplQ gene encoding 50S ribosomal protein L17 — MRHGNKVNALGRKSAHRKAMMANMASSLIEHKRIVTTLAKAKALRGFVEPLITKSKNDTTHSRRVVFSYLRSKEATSELFREVAPKVMDRPGGYTRIIKLGKRLGDNAETAMIELVDFNELLLSEGTTKKKTRRRRGGKKSSGNAGGAAAAAAAATTEPTAEAPAKEAASNEEE, encoded by the coding sequence ATGAGACACGGAAATAAGGTTAATGCTTTAGGAAGGAAAAGTGCTCACAGAAAGGCGATGATGGCGAATATGGCTAGCTCGTTGATCGAACACAAAAGAATCGTTACTACTTTGGCGAAAGCTAAAGCATTAAGAGGATTTGTAGAGCCTTTGATCACTAAATCAAAGAATGATACAACGCATTCAAGAAGAGTTGTTTTCTCTTACTTGAGAAGTAAGGAAGCTACGTCTGAATTGTTCAGAGAGGTTGCTCCTAAAGTAATGGATAGACCAGGTGGATATACTAGAATCATTAAACTAGGAAAAAGACTTGGTGACAACGCAGAAACTGCGATGATCGAATTAGTTGACTTCAACGAGTTATTACTTAGCGAAGGAACAACTAAGAAGAAAACAAGAAGAAGAAGAGGTGGTAAAAAATCATCTGGTAATGCTGGTGGTGCAGCGGCAGCAGCTGCGGCAGCTACTACAGAACCAACAGCTGAAGCTCCGGCTAAAGAAGCTGCTTCTAACGAAGAGGAATAA
- a CDS encoding DNA-directed RNA polymerase subunit alpha: MAILDFQRPDKVIMLESDDFNGQFEFRPLEPGYGITIGNALRRILLNSLEGFAISSVRIEGVDHEFASIKGVVEDVTEIILNLKQVRFKRQIDDVDNEKLTVKVSGQETFTAGDIGKFTSGFQVLNPDHVICTMEKGVTLTIDLTIVKGRGYVPAEEHKTTTAPVGTIFVDSIFTPIKNVKYSIENYRVEQKTDYEKLIIDIHTDGSIHSKDALKEAAKILIHHFMLFSDEKITLDTQERAETEEFDETSLHMRQLLKSRLVDLDLSVRALNCLKAADVETLGELVSFAKSDLLKFRNFGKKSLTELEDLIESKGLSFGMDISKYKLDKE, encoded by the coding sequence ATGGCTATATTAGATTTCCAAAGACCAGATAAAGTAATCATGTTAGAATCAGATGATTTCAACGGTCAATTTGAATTTAGACCTTTGGAGCCTGGTTACGGGATTACAATTGGAAATGCATTAAGAAGAATTCTTCTTAACTCTCTTGAAGGGTTTGCAATCTCTTCTGTTAGAATCGAAGGTGTTGATCACGAATTTGCTTCGATCAAAGGAGTGGTAGAAGATGTTACTGAGATCATCCTTAACTTGAAACAAGTTAGATTCAAGAGACAGATCGATGATGTTGACAATGAAAAACTTACCGTTAAGGTTTCTGGTCAAGAAACGTTTACTGCTGGAGATATAGGGAAGTTCACTTCAGGGTTTCAGGTATTAAATCCTGATCACGTGATCTGTACCATGGAAAAAGGAGTTACTTTGACGATCGACCTAACTATCGTTAAAGGAAGAGGTTATGTTCCTGCTGAGGAGCACAAGACAACAACAGCTCCTGTTGGAACGATCTTCGTTGATTCTATCTTTACTCCGATTAAGAACGTTAAGTATTCTATCGAGAACTACCGTGTAGAACAAAAGACAGATTACGAAAAATTGATCATTGACATTCACACAGATGGTTCGATCCACTCTAAAGATGCATTGAAAGAAGCTGCAAAAATCTTGATTCACCATTTCATGTTGTTCTCTGATGAGAAGATCACGTTGGATACTCAAGAAAGAGCAGAAACTGAAGAGTTTGACGAAACTTCACTTCACATGAGACAATTGTTGAAGTCTAGATTGGTTGATCTTGATCTTTCAGTAAGAGCATTGAACTGCTTGAAAGCGGCAGATGTTGAGACATTAGGAGAACTTGTTTCTTTCGCTAAGTCTGACCTACTTAAATTCAGAAACTTCGGTAAGAAGTCGTTAACTGAATTAGAAGACTTGATTGAGTCTAAGGGGCTTTCTTTTGGAATGGACATCTCTAAGTACAAATTGGATAAAGAATAA
- the rpsD gene encoding 30S ribosomal protein S4 produces MARYTGPKTKIARKFRDPIYGPDKYLDKKNYPPGQHGPNKRRGKQSEYATQLAEKQKAKYTYGILEKQFSNLFKKANAKSGITGEILLQLCEARLDNTVFRLGLAKTRDGARQLVSHRHITVNNKIVNIPSYSLRVGDVVGVREKSKSLAVISEALAGNSKVFEWLDWNGNTMEGEVKAVPTRDQIPENIKEQLIVELYSK; encoded by the coding sequence ATGGCAAGATATACAGGTCCAAAAACTAAGATTGCGAGAAAATTTAGAGATCCAATCTATGGTCCAGATAAATACTTAGACAAGAAAAATTACCCTCCAGGACAACATGGTCCTAACAAAAGAAGAGGTAAGCAGTCTGAATATGCAACTCAGTTGGCTGAGAAGCAAAAAGCTAAGTACACTTACGGTATTTTAGAGAAACAATTCTCTAACCTCTTTAAGAAGGCAAATGCTAAGTCTGGAATTACTGGTGAGATCTTACTTCAACTTTGTGAAGCACGATTGGATAACACCGTATTTAGATTGGGATTAGCTAAGACTAGAGATGGTGCAAGACAATTAGTTTCGCACAGACACATTACTGTTAATAACAAGATTGTAAACATCCCTTCTTACTCACTAAGAGTAGGTGACGTAGTAGGAGTTAGAGAGAAATCAAAATCTCTAGCTGTAATATCAGAAGCTTTAGCTGGAAACAGCAAAGTGTTCGAATGGCTTGACTGGAATGGTAACACTATGGAAGGTGAAGTGAAAGCAGTACCTACAAGAGATCAAATCCCTGAAAATATCAAGGAGCAGTTGATAGTTGAATTGTACTCTAAGTAA
- the rpsK gene encoding 30S ribosomal protein S11 has product MAKSNRKKKNVSVDPVGQAHIQATFNNVIISLCNGSGQVISWSSAGKMGFRGSKKNTPYAAQVAAEDCAKEAYEFGLRKVKVFVKGPGQGRESAIRTIHNNGIEVTEIIDVTPMPHNGCRPPKRRRV; this is encoded by the coding sequence ATGGCTAAGTCAAACAGAAAAAAGAAGAATGTATCAGTTGATCCTGTGGGTCAAGCGCATATACAAGCGACATTTAACAATGTCATCATATCCCTTTGTAACGGTTCAGGTCAAGTAATTTCTTGGTCTTCTGCTGGTAAAATGGGATTTAGAGGTTCAAAGAAAAATACACCATACGCTGCTCAAGTTGCGGCTGAGGATTGTGCTAAAGAAGCATATGAATTTGGCTTGAGAAAAGTGAAGGTTTTCGTGAAAGGTCCTGGTCAAGGTAGAGAATCTGCTATCAGAACAATTCACAATAACGGTATAGAAGTAACGGAGATTATAGATGTTACTCCAATGCCTCACAACGGTTGTCGTCCGCCAAAAAGACGAAGAGTATAA
- the rpsM gene encoding 30S ribosomal protein S13 produces the protein MARIAGIDIPKNKRGVIALTYIYGIGRSTAKKVLDKAGVDENIKVQDWNDDQIGAIRSIITDDKDLNLKVEGALRSEVQLNIKRLMDIGCQRGIRHRMGLPLRGQRTKNNSRTRKGKKKTVANKKKAVK, from the coding sequence ATGGCAAGAATTGCAGGAATAGATATACCAAAGAATAAGCGAGGAGTTATTGCCCTTACTTACATCTATGGTATTGGTAGAAGCACCGCAAAAAAAGTCTTAGATAAGGCTGGTGTAGACGAGAACATTAAAGTTCAAGATTGGAATGACGATCAGATCGGTGCGATCCGTTCGATCATTACAGATGACAAAGACCTAAACCTAAAAGTTGAAGGTGCTTTGCGCTCAGAGGTTCAATTGAACATCAAGCGTTTGATGGATATTGGATGTCAAAGAGGAATCCGTCACAGAATGGGTCTTCCTTTGAGAGGTCAAAGAACTAAAAACAACTCTCGTACAAGAAAAGGTAAGAAGAAAACTGTTGCTAATAAGAAAAAAGCAGTTAAGTAA
- the ykgO gene encoding type B 50S ribosomal protein L36, whose amino-acid sequence MKVRASIKKRSEDCKIVRRKGRLYVINKKNPKFKQRQG is encoded by the coding sequence ATGAAAGTACGAGCATCAATTAAGAAAAGATCTGAAGATTGTAAAATCGTCAGAAGAAAAGGTAGATTATACGTAATCAACAAAAAGAACCCTAAGTTTAAACAACGTCAAGGATAA
- the infA gene encoding translation initiation factor IF-1, with translation MAKQTSIEQDGTIIEALSNAMFRVELENGHVITAHISGKMRMHYIRILPGDKVKVEMSPYDLTKGRITFRYK, from the coding sequence ATGGCAAAACAGACATCTATAGAACAAGATGGAACAATTATCGAAGCATTGTCTAACGCAATGTTTAGAGTAGAGTTAGAGAACGGACACGTGATCACAGCTCATATCTCAGGAAAGATGAGAATGCATTACATTCGTATCCTACCTGGTGATAAAGTGAAAGTTGAGATGTCGCCATACGACTTAACAAAAGGAAGAATAACATTTAGATACAAATAA
- the map gene encoding type I methionyl aminopeptidase: protein MIFYKTKDEIELIRESSLLVGKTLAEVAKLIKPGVTTAELDKVAEEFIRDHGAKPGFKGLYGCPSTLLCSVNEAVVHGLPTDKPLEEGDIVSIDCGTYMNDFYGDSAYTFEIGEVEPKVRKLLDVTKSCLEKGIEQAKVGNTIGDIGFAVQLEAEKNGFSVVRDLVGHGLGRKLHEKPEVPNFGKKGKGPTIQSGLVIAIEPMINMGRKEVRQLSDGWTIVTKDGKPSAHFEHDVAITDEGVDVLSTFKYIEEVLEQK from the coding sequence ATGATATTTTATAAAACCAAAGATGAAATTGAACTAATTAGAGAAAGTTCTTTACTTGTTGGAAAAACGTTAGCTGAGGTTGCTAAACTGATTAAGCCTGGTGTAACAACCGCTGAATTGGACAAGGTAGCTGAAGAGTTTATCAGAGATCATGGGGCTAAACCTGGATTTAAAGGCCTTTACGGATGTCCTAGTACCCTACTCTGTTCCGTTAATGAAGCGGTAGTTCATGGTCTACCTACAGACAAACCTCTTGAAGAAGGAGATATTGTTTCAATAGACTGTGGCACTTACATGAATGACTTTTACGGAGACTCTGCTTACACTTTTGAAATTGGGGAAGTAGAACCCAAAGTTCGAAAGTTGTTGGACGTGACGAAAAGCTGTTTAGAGAAAGGCATTGAGCAGGCAAAAGTGGGAAACACTATAGGAGACATTGGTTTTGCGGTTCAATTGGAAGCAGAGAAAAATGGTTTTAGTGTGGTTAGAGATCTTGTTGGACATGGTCTTGGAAGAAAGCTCCACGAAAAACCTGAGGTTCCTAACTTTGGAAAAAAAGGGAAAGGACCTACGATACAGAGCGGGTTAGTCATTGCTATTGAGCCGATGATTAATATGGGGCGAAAAGAGGTGAGACAGTTAAGTGACGGATGGACGATTGTTACAAAAGATGGTAAACCATCAGCTCACTTTGAGCACGATGTGGCAATCACTGATGAAGGTGTTGACGTTTTATCGACATTTAAATATATTGAAGAAGTATTAGAACAAAAATAA
- the secY gene encoding preprotein translocase subunit SecY, with amino-acid sequence MKEFIKTIKNIWSVEELKKRIIYTLLLILVYRIGSYVILPGINSDALVSNSSNDGGILGLINIFAGGAFGRVSVMSLGIMPYISASIVMQLLGLAVPAVQKMQREGESGRKKINRLTRYLTIVICVFQGISYLNMYAKPSVYAEFVDSPLWWVQSVVILTAGTMFVTWLGERITDRGVGNGVSLIIAIGILANLPMALLGEFGLKASNGGMVLLLVELVALYFVIILTVLLVQGTRRIPVHSAKRIVNQRGGRQAVSAAKRSFIPLKINQAGVMPIIFAQALMFLPAFIWRGFNDVAGFWYNLVFFILIVMFTYFYTAITMNPNQMADELKRSGAFIPGVKPGKNTAEFIDSLLSRLILPGSVFLGIIAILPAFAMNADINQGFAYFYGGTSLLIMVGVVLDTLQQVESYLLNSEYDGLMKGGRMRGRNVPNAPVSMPQTI; translated from the coding sequence ATGAAGGAATTTATAAAGACTATAAAGAACATTTGGAGCGTTGAGGAGTTGAAAAAGCGTATTATCTATACGCTTCTTCTTATTTTGGTATATAGGATAGGTTCTTATGTTATCTTACCTGGTATCAATTCTGATGCATTGGTTTCTAACAGCTCTAATGATGGTGGGATTCTGGGATTGATCAACATCTTCGCGGGTGGTGCATTCGGTCGTGTATCAGTGATGTCTTTAGGTATCATGCCCTACATCTCTGCATCTATCGTAATGCAGTTATTAGGTCTGGCGGTTCCTGCGGTTCAAAAAATGCAGCGTGAGGGAGAAAGTGGTAGAAAGAAAATTAACAGATTAACACGATACTTAACGATCGTGATTTGTGTATTTCAGGGTATTAGTTACTTAAACATGTATGCAAAGCCTTCTGTTTACGCTGAATTTGTTGACTCTCCCCTATGGTGGGTACAATCGGTTGTAATTCTTACAGCTGGGACAATGTTCGTGACGTGGTTGGGTGAAAGAATTACAGATAGAGGTGTAGGAAACGGAGTTTCGTTGATCATTGCTATCGGTATTCTTGCGAATCTTCCAATGGCTTTATTAGGAGAATTTGGTTTGAAAGCTTCTAATGGTGGTATGGTTTTACTACTTGTAGAATTGGTAGCATTGTACTTCGTGATTATTCTAACGGTATTACTTGTGCAAGGAACGAGAAGAATCCCTGTGCACTCTGCTAAAAGAATTGTCAATCAACGAGGTGGCAGACAAGCGGTATCAGCTGCGAAACGTTCTTTTATTCCTCTTAAGATAAACCAAGCTGGTGTAATGCCGATCATTTTTGCTCAGGCATTGATGTTCTTACCAGCATTTATCTGGAGAGGTTTTAATGATGTAGCAGGGTTTTGGTACAACTTGGTATTCTTTATCCTGATCGTAATGTTTACTTACTTCTACACAGCAATCACAATGAACCCTAATCAAATGGCAGATGAGTTGAAGAGAAGTGGGGCATTTATTCCTGGAGTAAAGCCAGGGAAAAACACGGCTGAGTTCATTGATTCGTTGCTATCAAGGTTGATTCTACCTGGATCGGTGTTCTTGGGTATCATCGCCATCTTGCCAGCATTCGCAATGAATGCTGATATCAACCAAGGGTTTGCCTACTTCTACGGAGGAACGTCCTTGTTGATTATGGTAGGTGTAGTTTTAGATACATTACAGCAAGTAGAAAGCTACTTGTTGAATAGTGAATATGACGGTTTGATGAAAGGTGGTAGAATGAGAGGGCGTAATGTACCTAACGCTCCTGTTTCTATGCCTCAAACTATATAA